One window of the Hyalangium gracile genome contains the following:
- a CDS encoding carboxypeptidase-like regulatory domain-containing protein, with the protein MPPEAPAPSRLEGTVRSRGTRMPLADAALFVDGAPEPAALTDAAGRFSLELPPGEHQVEVRAAGHDRHSA; encoded by the coding sequence GTGCCACCCGAGGCGCCTGCTCCCTCCCGCCTCGAGGGGACGGTGCGCTCCCGGGGGACACGCATGCCCCTGGCGGACGCGGCGCTCTTCGTGGATGGCGCCCCCGAGCCTGCCGCGCTCACCGATGCAGCGGGGCGCTTCTCCCTCGAGCTGCCCCCCGGGGAGCACCAGGTGGAGGTCCGCGCCGCCGGTCATGATCGGCATAGCGCATAA
- a CDS encoding amidohydrolase family protein → MKSFKQGPPKMLMKRRAFLTGAAVLGASTGLSASALTSCAPGGSDIWLRDQDLPFIGAEETFSTPELLMLNSINEEHIAFLEEIGLSDLGERRIGDMDEGGLNVQILSAHTPSVQNVPGQEGIDFAYRLNRQLVEGPMARYPGRFKAFATLPLQSPEAAADELERSVREDGFLGALTNGHIGKKYLDHPEFEPVLARAQALDVPIYLHPGYPADEIFQIYYSTTRSEYTTENQDYIFSGSGYGWHQEVLTQCIRMITYGVFDRFPNLKIIIGHMGEGLPFYYERIARDMGEPTENSLQKPFEQYFQDNFWFTTSAFFQDELLHLLLKYISVDRVMFATDYPFAGIKEGTDWFRAVDLPREDKEKIAFRNAERLFGINI, encoded by the coding sequence ATGAAATCCTTCAAACAAGGCCCACCAAAAATGTTGATGAAACGCCGCGCTTTCCTCACTGGTGCGGCTGTACTTGGCGCCAGCACTGGATTGTCCGCGTCGGCCCTCACGTCATGCGCCCCCGGCGGCTCGGACATCTGGCTCCGTGACCAAGACCTGCCATTTATCGGGGCGGAGGAGACCTTTTCGACTCCCGAGTTGTTGATGCTGAACTCCATCAACGAGGAGCACATAGCGTTCCTTGAGGAGATAGGTCTTTCGGATCTAGGCGAGCGCCGCATAGGCGATATGGACGAGGGGGGGCTCAACGTTCAAATCCTCTCTGCGCACACGCCGTCAGTACAAAATGTCCCGGGCCAGGAGGGCATCGACTTTGCCTATCGTCTCAACCGGCAGCTTGTCGAAGGGCCAATGGCCCGTTATCCGGGCCGCTTCAAGGCTTTCGCAACCTTGCCCTTGCAGAGCCCGGAGGCGGCTGCGGACGAACTGGAACGCTCGGTTCGGGAAGACGGCTTCTTGGGCGCGCTGACCAACGGGCACATCGGGAAGAAATACCTCGACCATCCCGAGTTTGAGCCCGTTCTGGCGCGTGCCCAAGCTCTCGATGTGCCGATCTACCTGCATCCCGGCTATCCAGCCGACGAAATCTTCCAAATCTACTACAGCACGACACGGTCGGAATACACGACCGAGAACCAAGACTATATTTTCAGTGGGTCTGGATATGGCTGGCACCAGGAGGTGCTGACCCAATGCATCCGGATGATCACGTACGGGGTTTTCGACAGATTCCCCAATCTGAAGATCATCATCGGTCACATGGGCGAAGGCCTTCCGTTCTACTACGAGCGGATCGCCCGAGACATGGGCGAGCCGACCGAAAACTCGCTTCAGAAGCCCTTTGAGCAGTACTTCCAGGACAACTTCTGGTTCACAACCAGCGCGTTCTTCCAGGATGAACTGCTCCATCTCTTGCTGAAGTATATCAGTGTGGATCGAGTGATGTTCGCAACCGACTACCCCTTCGCAGGCATCAAAGAAGGGACCGACTGGTTCCGAGCAGTCGATCTTCCGCGTGAGGATAAGGAAAAGATAGCGTTCCGCAATGCCGAGCGACTGTTCGGCATAAATATCTGA
- a CDS encoding RNA polymerase sigma factor, with translation MDVEAAFRMYFPRIREKCRRMLRDPGDAEDVAQETFIRLWKANLQGGDARRVIAWVYRTSSRLALDRLRRQQAGPERVVDELLWSVPEDSHPETRAEDRQRLLQFAQHLPQDELEMVLLSRMDRLTYAEIAEVSQVSERTVRRTLRRFEDRVEQLRQGLEP, from the coding sequence ATGGACGTCGAGGCCGCCTTTCGCATGTATTTCCCCCGCATCCGGGAGAAGTGTCGCCGCATGCTGCGCGATCCCGGAGATGCCGAGGACGTGGCCCAGGAGACCTTCATCCGCCTCTGGAAGGCGAACCTGCAGGGAGGCGATGCCCGTCGAGTCATCGCCTGGGTGTACCGAACCAGCTCGCGCCTGGCGCTGGATCGGCTTCGCCGGCAGCAGGCGGGCCCGGAGCGGGTCGTCGATGAGCTGCTGTGGAGCGTGCCGGAGGACTCCCACCCCGAGACACGCGCCGAGGATCGCCAGCGGCTCCTGCAGTTCGCGCAACACCTGCCGCAGGACGAGCTGGAGATGGTGCTGCTGAGCAGAATGGATCGCCTGACGTATGCGGAGATCGCCGAAGTCTCACAGGTCTCGGAGCGGACCGTGCGACGCACCCTGCGGCGCTTCGAGGACCGCGTGGAGCAACTTCGACAGGGGCTGGAGCCATGA
- a CDS encoding caspase family protein — translation MRPASRGKAWPRVCRLLLVLPLLWGTAHATERAPARAAVVVGANAAMGRRAALRYAHEDARRMAEVLTQLGDFPAEQVQVLLDPDPGQVLSVLDARLKELGRLPGETLLLFYYSGHADQHALYPGGRALPLEALRQRLAGSGATVRLGIIDACRGGGWTQAKGLEQEPAPFEVKLPLELRSEGSALIASSSGLENAHEAEVLEGSFFTHHLVAGLRGAADQTGDGEVSLQEAFSYAKEFTVRDTALLGRGPQHPSFDLNLRGRDDLPLTRVDASGNRLVLRQTKGPLQVMRASTGTQVLEIPEGRRTSWLGLGPGRYLIVRREEGGETFAREVVLTAGQTLVVDESSLTGVPSPVLARKLLDVERPPRRRVLSAMFVPIYDKDRPALGIEFEHTLGTRWSIAPSANISFAGDFGTVLVGRFFMSGQAPEGFFLGPLCAFHRTKTVHEGAIFHRSNFILGGTIGYAHIVGSRLLLSASLNTGATILDGDELGFWEWVNTAHMRVGFAF, via the coding sequence ATGAGACCTGCTTCGCGAGGGAAGGCATGGCCCCGCGTCTGCCGACTGCTGCTCGTGCTCCCCCTGCTGTGGGGGACGGCGCACGCGACGGAGCGGGCCCCCGCGCGGGCCGCGGTGGTGGTGGGCGCGAACGCGGCGATGGGCAGGCGCGCCGCCCTGCGCTATGCGCACGAGGACGCGCGCAGGATGGCGGAGGTGCTCACCCAGCTTGGAGACTTTCCTGCCGAGCAGGTCCAGGTCCTGCTTGATCCCGACCCGGGCCAGGTGCTCTCGGTGCTCGATGCCCGGCTGAAGGAGCTGGGGCGGCTGCCAGGCGAGACCCTGCTGCTCTTCTACTACTCCGGCCACGCGGATCAGCACGCGCTCTACCCCGGGGGACGCGCGCTGCCCCTGGAGGCGCTGCGCCAGCGGCTGGCGGGGAGCGGGGCCACGGTGCGCCTGGGCATCATCGACGCCTGCCGCGGGGGGGGCTGGACCCAGGCCAAGGGGCTGGAGCAGGAACCGGCGCCCTTCGAGGTGAAGCTGCCGCTGGAGCTGCGCAGCGAGGGCTCGGCGCTCATCGCCTCCAGCTCCGGCCTGGAGAACGCGCACGAGGCCGAGGTGCTCGAGGGCTCCTTCTTCACCCATCACCTCGTCGCGGGGCTGCGCGGCGCGGCCGACCAGACGGGGGATGGCGAGGTCTCCCTCCAGGAGGCCTTCTCCTATGCCAAGGAGTTCACCGTGCGCGACACGGCGCTGCTGGGCAGGGGGCCGCAGCACCCCAGCTTCGACCTCAACCTGCGGGGCAGGGACGATCTGCCCCTGACCCGGGTGGATGCCTCCGGCAACCGGCTCGTGCTGCGCCAGACGAAGGGCCCCCTGCAGGTGATGCGCGCCTCCACGGGGACGCAGGTGCTGGAGATCCCCGAGGGCCGACGCACCTCATGGCTGGGACTGGGGCCGGGCAGGTACCTCATCGTTCGCAGAGAGGAGGGAGGGGAGACGTTCGCGCGAGAGGTGGTGCTGACCGCTGGGCAGACGCTGGTCGTGGACGAGAGCAGCCTCACGGGCGTGCCCTCCCCGGTGCTGGCGCGCAAGCTGCTGGACGTGGAACGGCCGCCACGGCGGCGGGTGCTGTCGGCGATGTTCGTCCCCATCTATGACAAGGATCGTCCGGCGCTGGGCATCGAGTTCGAGCACACCCTCGGCACCCGCTGGTCAATCGCTCCCAGCGCCAACATCTCGTTCGCCGGCGATTTCGGCACGGTGCTGGTCGGACGCTTCTTCATGTCCGGCCAAGCACCGGAGGGGTTCTTCCTCGGCCCGCTCTGCGCATTCCACCGGACGAAGACCGTCCATGAAGGCGCCATCTTTCACCGCAGCAACTTCATCCTGGGGGGAACGATCGGCTACGCGCACATCGTGGGCAGCCGGCTCCTCCTGTCAGCGAGCCTGAACACCGGCGCGACCATCCTGGATGGCGACGAGCTGGGCTTCTGGGAGTGGGTGAACACAGCGCACATGAGGGTCGGCTTCGCCTTCTGA